ccttgctattctttggaactctgcattcaaatcggtgtatcttttcttttctccttttccttttgcatctcttctactcacagctatttgtaaggtctcctcagacaatcattttgcctttttgcacgtCTTTTCCTTGGGGAAGAGACATAGGGAAAAACTAATCAATTTAAAGAGGTGGGTTAGAACTTCAGCTTACAAAGCGTCTTCATCAAAGAATAGATTTATAGAGAAATGACAGTGCAAAGAAAAGCAGTTTTGGGCTTCTAAGGGCAGCAAACTGTGAGAAGGTAAATATATGGGAGCAAACTAACCCAGGTTTGTTAGCAGATTTCTGTGGAGCCTCTCTACTCTGACATGTCTACAGCCGTCTCCAGGACAGAATTTATATCTTGCCTTAAGGCAGAAGAAGAGTAGTAGAGAGGGCTTTTTCTTGCCATTATTGCTTATTAactgcctgctgctgctaagtcacttcagtcgtgtccaactctgtgcgaccccatagacggcagcccacaagggtcccccatctctgggattctcccggcaagaacactgttgtgggctgccatttccttctccaatgcgtgaaagtgaagacgctcagtcatgtccgattcttagcgaccccatggactgcagcctagtgGGCTCCGCcgcacatgggattttccagacaagagtactggagtggggtgccattgccttctcctaactGCCTAGGGAGGTAAAATAAGGGAAAGCATCACAACAATTCTTATCGACAAAGTAGGTGGCTCTGAAAAGAGCCTTTTTCAGTACAGAGAAAGCAGTAGCCTTGGATTACGCCCTCTCCCCGCGGATGCGGCGGGCGAGCTGGATGTCCTTGGGCATGATGGTGACGCGCTTGGCGTGGATGGCACACAAGTTGGTGTCCTCGAAGAGCCCCACCAGGTAGGCCTCGCACGCCTCCTGCAGCGCCATCACGGCCGAGCTCTGGAAGCGCAGGTCGGTCTTGAAGTCCTGCGCGATCTCGCGCACCAGCCGCTGGAACGGCAGCTTGCGGATCAGCAGCTCGGTGGACTTCTGGTAGCGGCGGATCTCGCGCAGAGCCACGGTGCCGGGCCTGTAGCGGTGCGGCTTCTTCACGCCGCCGGTGGCCGGAGCGCTCTTGCGGGCCGCCTTGGTGGCGAGCTGCTTGCGCGGTGCCTTGCCGCCGGTGGACTTGCGAGCAGTCTGCTTAGTGCGCGCCATGGGGTTAACAGAAAACTGGCAGGAGAGGGTTATGCTGCCAGTGCGGCCTCGGACCTTATTTATAGGAGCggtcagtttgattcctgggtcccgCGCTGTGATCTAATTGGTTCTCACTTTGCCTTTCGGAGAAATATGATCGGATTTCCTTTAAGGATTAAATGTATAATCGAATTTTTATCTGGAGTCTATAGTCCAGGATAACACGAGTGCATAGCAGTAATATAACAGGTTTCATTTAGTACTGATTTTAATGTAGTTCATTCATTGCGTGAGTTTTAGGAACAGAGAAATAACCAACGGACTAAACAATTCTAATCTCGTCATCCGCAAAATTTAAAAAGCCCGCCCTGACATGTCATTGGCCAGCTATTCCTCCTTTGTTCTCTTGTTTATCTATATTATACTTTTTGACAGGATATTCATTTgactatgcatatatatgtaaagaCAGACATCGCGTACGATACACGTAAAACCTCTCAATAAGGCATTACGGTCTTGTTATTTACCTACATATACGTCATTCGTAGTCTACAAGCCCAAATTTATGTTGATACGGAATTCCCTCAACATGGATTTTTTGAATTTACAagttttatcttttgtttcaGTTATAGGTGACAGTAGAAACCTACTAACATGAATTTTTCAAAGACTTTATGATGCCTAAGTGACCAATGGCTAACAATTTGGCACCTTTGTTGCAAATGAGAGATGCTTTCCCCTTTTTAAAGACAACACTTAACACTATAATATTAGTAAATAAAAGTTAGCTCAATTTATTCGTTTTCATTGGAACACGCCTCCTATACTCTAAGTATTCCAGCACTTCCCAGAAAAAGTGGGTGGCTCTTAAAAGAGCCTTTGTTTTTCAGAACTGGGAATGTTAATACTGCTAAACGTTTCACTTGCCCTTTGCCTTGTGGTGGCTCTCGGTCTTCTTGGGCAGCAGCACCGCCTGGATGTTGGGGAGGACACCACCCTGAGCGATGGTCACTCGACCCAGCAGCTTGTTGAGCTCCTCGTCGTTCCGGATTGCAAGCTGCAGGTGGCGCGGGATGATGCGGGTCTTCTTGTTGTCTCGGGCCGCGTTGCCCGCCAGCTCCAGGATCTCGGCCGTCAGGTATTCCAGCACCGCCGCCAGATACACCGGGGCCCCGGCGCCGACCCGCTCGGAGTAGTTACCCTTACGGAGGAGCCGGTGCACTCGGCCCACGGGGAACTGGAGCCCGGCCCGCGAAGAGCGAGTTTTAGCCTTGGCACGAGCTTTTCCTCCTTGCTTCCCGCGCCCAGACATGGCAAGCTGAGGAATAGCACAAACGCcacagaaaaagcagaaaaaaaagtgGTCTGTAAGCAGCAACAAGATGGCAGTTATAGTGCTGGGTGGAATTGCCGCAAGCGAGACAGGATTGGTTAAagtcttctgttttctgtctaACCAATAAGAAAAGAGATGTAGTGGAGGTAAATTTACATAATCTCGTCACCAATGCGTTGTCAAATCAGATATGAATATTCGTAAACACCTTATTTGCATAGGCCACCTATAAAAGAGCAGATTCTATTTACAAGCAGGCATTTCCCGATCTACGTGTATTGTTCGGTGTTGTGTTTTCAGAGATGCCTGAGCCGGCCAAGTCCGCTCCTGCTCCGAAGAAGGGCTCCAAGAAGGCGGTGACCAAGGCGCAGAAGAAGGACGGCAAGAAGCGCAAGCGCAGCCGCAAGGAGAGCTACTCCGTGTACGTGTACAAGGTGCTGAAGCAGGTCCACCCGGACACCGGCATCTCGTCCAAGGCCATGGGCATCATGAACTCGTTTGTGAACGACATCTTCGAGCGCATCGCGGGCGAGGCGTCGCGCTTGGCTCATTACAACAAGCGTTCGACCATCACATCCAGGGAGATCCAGACGGCCGTGCGCCTGCTGCTGCCCGGGGAGCTGGCCAA
This genomic stretch from Dama dama isolate Ldn47 chromosome 7, ASM3311817v1, whole genome shotgun sequence harbors:
- the LOC133059841 gene encoding histone H2A type 1-B, whose protein sequence is MSGRGKQGGKARAKAKTRSSRAGLQFPVGRVHRLLRKGNYSERVGAGAPVYLAAVLEYLTAEILELAGNAARDNKKTRIIPRHLQLAIRNDEELNKLLGRVTIAQGGVLPNIQAVLLPKKTESHHKAKGK
- the LOC133059848 gene encoding histone H2B type 1-C/E/F/G/I encodes the protein MPEPAKSAPAPKKGSKKAVTKAQKKDGKKRKRSRKESYSVYVYKVLKQVHPDTGISSKAMGIMNSFVNDIFERIAGEASRLAHYNKRSTITSREIQTAVRLLLPGELAKHAVSEGTKAVTKYTSSK